The Litoreibacter ponti genome includes a window with the following:
- a CDS encoding 50S ribosomal protein L25/general stress protein Ctc produces MAGEIPDLEVEARAGTGKGAARTARRNGMVPGVVYGGGADPLPIQIPFNALLKRLKAGRFMSTLQNMKMEGQDDVRVICRNVQRDVVKDLPTHVDFMRLRRTTKINLYIPVEVVGEEVSPGLKKGGVLSMIRPEVELVVTAGDIPDHITIDISELEIGENVSISSVNLPAGAKPTIDRDFVIANISAPSGLKSQDDDAEDDAPEEVEVIGEEKEGDEE; encoded by the coding sequence ATGGCTGGTGAGATCCCTGATCTTGAAGTCGAGGCACGTGCGGGGACGGGCAAGGGGGCCGCTCGCACAGCACGCCGTAACGGCATGGTGCCCGGAGTTGTCTACGGTGGCGGGGCAGACCCCCTGCCCATCCAGATCCCCTTCAACGCGCTCCTGAAGCGCCTGAAGGCAGGGCGCTTCATGTCGACCCTGCAGAACATGAAGATGGAAGGCCAGGACGATGTCCGCGTGATCTGCCGCAACGTGCAGCGCGACGTGGTCAAGGACCTGCCGACCCATGTGGACTTCATGCGCCTGCGCCGCACCACGAAAATCAACCTGTATATCCCGGTTGAAGTCGTGGGCGAAGAGGTCTCCCCGGGTCTGAAAAAGGGCGGCGTTCTGTCCATGATCCGCCCCGAGGTGGAGTTGGTCGTGACGGCGGGCGATATCCCAGATCACATCACCATCGACATCTCCGAGCTGGAGATCGGCGAGAACGTATCGATCTCGTCCGTGAACCTGCCCGCGGGCGCCAAGCCCACCATCGACCGCGACTTCGTGATCGCCAACATCTCTGCCCCGTCGGGCCTGAAGTCTCAGGACGATGACGCCGAGGATGATGCACCCGAGGAAGTCGAAGTCATCGGCGAGGAAAAAGAGGGCGACGAGGAATAA
- a CDS encoding OmpA family protein: protein MGGGVVAALALAASIAGAQAQQTYVYTEDGFSQGTVTNGKIVRRTTVRAERYIPTIWVDPDGCEHWVMDDGFEGFMTPHVTRDGKPVCRRGNTCAVMNSDQLFATNRAHISSANKKRLQQFFQSAGATAYIIEGHTDSRASDEYNIRLSEARARAVAAVARSVGARVSATRGYGERIPKASNRTAAGKAANRRVEIQCIR, encoded by the coding sequence TTGGGCGGGGGAGTTGTGGCTGCTCTGGCACTTGCGGCATCGATCGCAGGTGCACAGGCGCAGCAGACCTACGTGTACACCGAGGATGGCTTCAGCCAGGGCACGGTGACCAACGGCAAGATCGTGCGCCGCACCACGGTGCGCGCGGAACGCTACATCCCGACAATCTGGGTCGACCCCGATGGGTGCGAGCACTGGGTGATGGACGACGGCTTCGAGGGGTTTATGACTCCCCACGTGACCCGGGATGGCAAGCCGGTCTGCCGCCGCGGCAACACCTGCGCCGTGATGAACTCGGACCAACTCTTTGCCACGAATAGAGCGCACATCAGTTCCGCCAATAAGAAGCGGTTGCAGCAGTTTTTTCAATCTGCGGGTGCGACGGCCTACATCATCGAAGGCCACACCGACAGCCGCGCCAGCGACGAGTACAATATCCGGCTTTCTGAGGCCCGCGCCCGCGCGGTTGCTGCAGTGGCCCGCTCGGTTGGCGCACGGGTGTCGGCGACACGCGGCTATGGGGAGCGCATCCCCAAGGCCTCCAACCGCACGGCGGCCGGCAAAGCTGCCAACCGTCGCGTCGAAATCCAGTGTATCCGCTAA
- a CDS encoding DUF2237 family protein: MEREPSLNVLGGTLETCSNDPVTGFFRNGCCDTGPMDQGSHTVCAVMTAEFLALSKYLGNDLSTPRPEFGFAGLNPGDQWCLCAGRFLQAHDEGAAPKVRLSSTHQRALDIVPLDVLAQYALDAA; this comes from the coding sequence ATGGAACGTGAGCCATCCCTGAACGTGCTTGGCGGCACGTTGGAGACCTGCTCCAACGATCCCGTCACGGGCTTTTTCCGCAACGGGTGCTGCGATACCGGTCCGATGGATCAGGGCTCGCACACCGTCTGCGCCGTCATGACGGCGGAGTTTCTGGCCCTGTCGAAGTACCTTGGCAACGATCTGTCCACGCCGCGCCCCGAATTCGGCTTCGCTGGCCTGAACCCTGGCGATCAATGGTGCCTGTGCGCGGGTCGTTTTCTGCAGGCCCATGACGAAGGGGCGGCCCCGAAAGTGCGCCTCTCCTCGACCCATCAACGCGCGCTGGATATCGTGCCGCTGGACGTGTTGGCGCAATATGCACTGGATGCGGCCTAG
- a CDS encoding Hsp20 family protein, which produces MRAYDFAPLYRATVGFDRVADLMDRVLTSEVNTTYPPYNIEKTNDDAYRISVAVAGFSEADLSVEQRENALIVAAKKADEGEDKTYLHRGIATRAFEKRFHLADHVRVTGASHADGMLHIDLVREVPEALKPRTIAISKGSEPKAIEA; this is translated from the coding sequence ATGCGAGCTTATGATTTCGCCCCCCTGTACCGTGCCACTGTTGGCTTTGACCGCGTTGCCGACCTGATGGACCGGGTTCTGACCTCCGAGGTCAACACCACCTACCCGCCCTACAACATCGAGAAGACCAATGACGATGCCTACCGCATCTCGGTTGCTGTCGCCGGGTTCTCCGAGGCTGACCTGAGCGTCGAGCAGCGTGAGAACGCGCTGATCGTGGCTGCCAAGAAAGCCGATGAGGGTGAGGACAAGACTTACCTGCACCGCGGTATCGCGACCCGCGCCTTCGAGAAGCGCTTCCATCTGGCCGACCACGTCCGTGTGACGGGTGCGAGCCATGCGGATGGCATGTTGCACATCGACCTGGTGCGCGAGGTGCCCGAGGCGCTGAAGCCCCGGACGATCGCAATCTCCAAAGGGTCCGAGCCGAAGGCGATCGAGGCCTAA
- the pth gene encoding aminoacyl-tRNA hydrolase encodes MKLFVGLGNPGAKYAHNRHNIGFMAVDRIAEDHGFAPWRAKFQGEVTEGRLGHEKVLLLKPTTFMNLSGQSVQAAMSFYKLDSTDVTVFHDEIDLAPAKTRHKRGGGHAGHNGLRSIHQHIGPHYDRVRLGVGHPGHKDRVPAYVLGDFAKADQDWLDDVLRGVSDGAPHLAEDDPAKFLNAVALRVNPPRSSDKPKAKPGPEPKPEPAPDARSPLQKLLDRFN; translated from the coding sequence ATGAAACTCTTTGTAGGCCTCGGAAATCCCGGCGCGAAATACGCGCACAACCGTCACAATATCGGCTTCATGGCCGTGGACCGCATCGCGGAGGATCACGGCTTCGCCCCGTGGCGTGCAAAGTTTCAGGGGGAGGTGACCGAAGGCCGCTTGGGTCACGAGAAGGTATTGCTCCTTAAGCCCACAACTTTCATGAACCTGTCGGGCCAATCCGTGCAGGCAGCGATGAGCTTCTACAAGCTCGACAGCACCGACGTGACCGTCTTCCATGACGAGATTGACCTCGCACCCGCCAAGACACGCCACAAGCGGGGCGGCGGCCATGCGGGTCATAACGGGCTACGCTCGATCCATCAGCATATCGGGCCGCATTACGACCGGGTGCGCTTGGGCGTCGGCCATCCCGGCCACAAGGACCGCGTCCCGGCCTATGTGCTGGGCGATTTTGCCAAGGCCGATCAAGACTGGCTCGATGATGTGCTGCGCGGGGTGTCTGACGGAGCGCCACACCTGGCAGAGGATGACCCTGCCAAGTTTCTCAATGCCGTCGCGCTGCGGGTGAACCCGCCCCGCTCGTCCGACAAGCCCAAGGCCAAACCCGGCCCGGAGCCAAAGCCGGAGCCCGCCCCGGACGCCCGCTCTCCCCTCCAAAAACTGCTCGATCGGTTCAACTGA
- a CDS encoding trypsin-like serine peptidase: MRILATLMAGLLMALPVQADSLKSLGSLDASKVWQGVGRINLGSSGFCTGTLIAPDLVLTAAHCFFDNDGRRTPDGDIEFLAGWQNGRAEAYRGAKRSVIHPEYVFKGRNNVERVASDVALIQLDQPIKHPSIKPFNTATKVERGQEVQVVSYAKNRANAPSIQETCHLLARDPGVYVTSCDVDFGASGAPIFAVQNGEAVVLSVVSAKAQWRQQKVALAVGLDQRLSALLDQIDRNDGVFRRADTGASRVALQSGIQPSGALFIKP, from the coding sequence ATGCGGATTTTGGCAACATTGATGGCGGGGCTTCTCATGGCGCTGCCGGTTCAGGCGGACAGCCTGAAATCGCTCGGCTCGCTGGACGCGAGCAAAGTGTGGCAGGGCGTTGGTCGCATCAATCTCGGCAGTTCGGGCTTTTGCACGGGCACTCTGATTGCCCCGGACCTCGTGCTTACTGCGGCGCATTGCTTTTTCGACAATGACGGGCGGCGCACGCCCGATGGCGATATCGAGTTCCTTGCGGGCTGGCAGAATGGGCGGGCGGAGGCTTACCGTGGGGCCAAGCGATCCGTGATCCATCCCGAATATGTCTTCAAAGGGCGCAACAACGTGGAACGGGTTGCCTCTGACGTGGCCTTGATCCAGCTTGACCAGCCGATCAAGCACCCCTCGATCAAGCCGTTCAACACCGCGACGAAGGTTGAGCGCGGGCAAGAGGTTCAGGTCGTCTCCTACGCCAAGAACCGCGCCAATGCCCCGTCAATCCAAGAGACCTGCCATCTGCTTGCGCGTGATCCGGGCGTCTACGTCACATCCTGCGACGTGGATTTCGGGGCCTCCGGCGCGCCGATCTTCGCGGTGCAAAATGGCGAGGCGGTGGTACTCTCCGTCGTGTCTGCCAAGGCGCAGTGGCGTCAGCAGAAAGTGGCGCTGGCCGTGGGGCTCGACCAACGTTTGTCCGCGCTTCTCGATCAGATCGATCGCAATGACGGCGTATTCCGCCGCGCCGACACCGGCGCATCGCGTGTCGCATTGCAATCAGGCATCCAACCATCGGGTGCCTTGTTCATAAAGCCTTGA
- the miaB gene encoding tRNA (N6-isopentenyl adenosine(37)-C2)-methylthiotransferase MiaB — MSDVKKLFIKTYGCQMNVYDSERMAEALGAKGYDTTTEMDEADMILLNTCHIREKAAEKLYSDLGRMKPLKEDKPDLKIGVAGCVAQAEGGEIMRRQPMVDLVVGPQTYHRLPAMMDQVDQGVPALDTDFPEEDKFDHLPKRVTKARPSAFLTVQEGCDKFCAFCVVPYTRGAEVSRPPERLLAEARALVERGVREITLLGQNVNAYHGEGPDGTWSLARLIWALDEIEGLARIRFTTSHPNDMDDDLIAAHGTCAKLMPYLHLPVQSGSDTILKAMNRKHTGASYIALIERIRAARPDLALSGDFIVGFPGETEQDFEDTMELVRQVNYAQAYSFKYSARPGTPAAEKDPVSDDVATARLHKLQALLTEQQKAAQENMVGREVGVLFEKEGRHGGQLVGKSDYLHAVHCDAPVEMIGTVQRVRIEASASNSLKGVLI; from the coding sequence ATGTCCGACGTAAAGAAGCTCTTTATCAAGACCTATGGCTGCCAAATGAATGTCTATGACAGCGAGCGCATGGCCGAAGCGCTGGGCGCCAAGGGTTACGATACCACGACCGAAATGGACGAGGCGGATATGATCCTGCTCAACACCTGCCACATCCGGGAGAAAGCCGCCGAGAAACTGTACTCTGATCTGGGGCGGATGAAGCCGCTGAAGGAGGACAAGCCGGACCTGAAGATCGGCGTGGCGGGCTGTGTGGCCCAGGCAGAGGGCGGCGAGATCATGCGCCGTCAGCCGATGGTGGACCTTGTGGTGGGCCCGCAGACCTATCATCGCCTGCCGGCTATGATGGATCAGGTGGATCAGGGCGTACCCGCGCTGGACACGGATTTCCCCGAAGAAGACAAGTTCGACCACCTGCCGAAGCGGGTGACCAAGGCGCGGCCATCGGCGTTTCTGACGGTGCAGGAAGGCTGCGACAAGTTCTGCGCCTTTTGCGTGGTGCCGTATACACGCGGGGCCGAAGTGTCCCGCCCGCCGGAGCGGCTGCTGGCCGAGGCGCGCGCACTGGTGGAGCGCGGAGTGCGCGAGATCACGCTCTTGGGTCAGAACGTCAACGCCTACCATGGCGAAGGCCCGGACGGCACGTGGTCGCTGGCGCGCCTGATCTGGGCGCTGGACGAGATCGAGGGGTTGGCGCGCATCCGCTTCACCACCTCGCACCCGAACGACATGGACGACGACCTGATCGCGGCCCACGGGACTTGCGCCAAGCTGATGCCCTATCTGCACCTTCCGGTGCAGTCCGGCTCCGACACGATCCTGAAGGCGATGAACCGCAAGCACACGGGCGCGAGCTACATTGCGCTGATCGAGCGTATTCGCGCTGCGCGCCCTGATCTGGCCCTGTCGGGTGACTTTATCGTGGGCTTCCCCGGCGAGACCGAGCAGGATTTCGAGGACACGATGGAGCTGGTGCGCCAGGTGAACTACGCGCAGGCCTACAGCTTCAAATACTCCGCCCGGCCCGGGACGCCCGCGGCAGAAAAGGACCCGGTTTCCGACGATGTCGCCACCGCCCGGCTGCACAAGCTGCAGGCACTGCTGACCGAGCAGCAGAAAGCTGCGCAGGAAAACATGGTCGGCAGAGAGGTGGGTGTTCTGTTCGAGAAGGAAGGCCGCCACGGGGGCCAGCTGGTCGGCAAATCGGACTACCTGCACGCGGTCCACTGCGACGCGCCGGTGGAGATGATCGGCACGGTGCAGCGGGTGCGGATCGAAGCGAGCGCGTCCAACTCCCTCAAGGGCGTTCTGATCTGA
- a CDS encoding MFS transporter, which yields MSVRTALALSRTPALGFVVVGLYWGGLATLVPELKARIGASDAQFGLLLLGTSIGLLTTMVLAPALDRAMGQWSMVVAAVALAAAFLAPGLVVTPLGFFVAMIFCGMASGMLDVIMNARVSELETAHARPLMNANHGVFSVAYACAALGTGLAREAALPPVAVFLVIGGLVLSFAWRMRMAPAPVDEAPEGADGFPYGVVLLCGAIVLVAFMTEASVEAWSALHIERTLGGRAAEGALGPAMLGITMAVGRFGGQAVSERMSDLAVIFAGCALAVMGVSFVALAQVTWVAYAGFGMMGLGVSAIGPIGLALVGRMVPPHVRTKAISRAAVMGFFGFFLAPAAMGVISEGFGLRVAFAAIGVLLLALIPLALEIRRRGP from the coding sequence ATGTCCGTGCGCACCGCCCTTGCCCTGTCCCGAACGCCTGCCCTGGGCTTCGTTGTTGTCGGCCTCTACTGGGGCGGCTTGGCGACGCTTGTGCCGGAGCTGAAGGCGCGGATCGGAGCGAGTGACGCACAGTTCGGGTTGCTGCTGCTGGGCACCTCGATCGGCTTGCTGACCACGATGGTGCTGGCCCCGGCGCTGGACCGCGCAATGGGGCAGTGGTCAATGGTGGTCGCGGCTGTGGCGCTCGCCGCGGCGTTTCTTGCGCCGGGGCTGGTGGTGACACCACTTGGCTTCTTCGTTGCGATGATCTTTTGCGGGATGGCGTCGGGGATGCTGGACGTGATCATGAATGCAAGGGTGTCAGAGCTGGAGACAGCCCACGCGCGCCCGTTGATGAACGCCAACCACGGTGTGTTCTCCGTGGCCTATGCCTGCGCGGCGCTGGGCACCGGGCTCGCGCGGGAGGCGGCGCTGCCGCCGGTGGCCGTGTTTCTTGTCATCGGCGGTCTTGTCCTGTCCTTCGCATGGCGGATGCGCATGGCGCCCGCGCCGGTCGACGAAGCGCCGGAGGGGGCGGACGGCTTTCCTTACGGTGTTGTCCTGCTATGCGGCGCGATAGTGCTTGTCGCTTTCATGACCGAAGCCTCCGTTGAAGCCTGGTCTGCCTTACATATCGAACGCACCTTGGGCGGGCGCGCAGCCGAGGGCGCCTTGGGACCCGCGATGCTGGGGATTACGATGGCTGTGGGGCGCTTCGGCGGCCAGGCGGTGTCAGAGCGGATGAGCGATCTGGCAGTGATCTTCGCGGGCTGCGCACTTGCGGTGATGGGCGTCAGTTTCGTGGCGCTGGCGCAGGTGACCTGGGTGGCCTATGCGGGCTTCGGGATGATGGGCCTGGGTGTCTCGGCTATCGGGCCGATCGGGTTGGCGCTGGTGGGCCGCATGGTGCCGCCGCATGTCCGCACCAAGGCCATCTCGCGCGCGGCGGTCATGGGGTTCTTCGGTTTCTTCCTGGCGCCGGCGGCGATGGGCGTGATCTCAGAAGGCTTCGGCTTGCGCGTGGCTTTCGCGGCCATTGGGGTGCTGTTGCTGGCGCTGATCCCGCTGGCCCTGGAGATCCGGCGTCGCGGGCCGTGA
- a CDS encoding alpha-hydroxy acid oxidase, with protein sequence MPKITEIEDLKRIYKRRTPKMFYDYCESGSWTEQTFRENSSDFDLIKLRQRVAVNMEGRTTKSQMIGRDVAMPVALAPVGSTGMQHADGEILAAKAAENFGVPFTLSTMSVCSIEDVAENTTAPFWFQLYVMRDEKFVDNLLARAKAAECDALVLTLDLQILGQRHKDIKNGLSVPIKLAPHTILDLMTKWRWGLQMLGTHRRSFRNIVGHAQDVDDISSLHSWTAQQFDPRLNWDTVMEYRRKWDGKMVLKGILDADDAKQALNIGADAIIVSNHGGRQLDGAMSSIKALPSILEAVGDKIEVHLDSGIRSGQDVLKALAMGAHGTYIGRAFVYGLGAMGQKGVEEALRVIHTELDTTMALCGERDVHNLDKHNLLVPRDFYGDWA encoded by the coding sequence ATGCCCAAAATCACCGAGATCGAGGATCTGAAACGCATCTACAAGCGGCGCACGCCGAAGATGTTTTATGATTATTGCGAAAGCGGCAGCTGGACCGAGCAGACCTTTCGCGAGAATTCCTCCGATTTCGACCTGATCAAACTGCGCCAGCGCGTGGCGGTGAACATGGAAGGCCGCACGACCAAATCGCAGATGATCGGTCGCGATGTGGCGATGCCAGTGGCCTTGGCCCCTGTCGGCTCGACCGGCATGCAGCACGCCGACGGCGAGATCCTGGCGGCCAAGGCGGCCGAGAATTTCGGCGTGCCCTTCACCCTGTCGACGATGTCTGTCTGTTCGATCGAGGACGTGGCCGAGAACACCACCGCCCCCTTCTGGTTCCAGCTCTACGTGATGCGCGATGAGAAATTCGTCGACAACCTTCTGGCCCGCGCCAAGGCTGCCGAGTGCGACGCGCTGGTGCTGACGCTCGATCTGCAAATCCTCGGCCAGCGCCACAAGGACATCAAGAACGGCCTTTCGGTGCCGATCAAACTCGCGCCGCACACGATACTCGATCTGATGACCAAGTGGCGGTGGGGGCTGCAGATGCTGGGTACGCATCGCCGCAGCTTCCGCAATATTGTGGGCCATGCGCAGGACGTGGACGATATCTCCAGCCTGCATTCCTGGACCGCCCAGCAATTCGACCCGCGGCTCAACTGGGACACGGTCATGGAATACCGTCGCAAGTGGGACGGCAAGATGGTCCTGAAGGGCATCCTCGACGCCGACGACGCCAAGCAGGCGCTCAACATTGGCGCAGATGCCATCATCGTCTCCAACCATGGCGGACGGCAGCTTGATGGCGCGATGTCGTCAATCAAAGCGCTGCCCTCGATCCTGGAGGCCGTGGGCGACAAGATCGAAGTGCATCTCGACAGCGGCATCCGCTCCGGCCAGGACGTGCTCAAGGCGCTCGCCATGGGCGCGCATGGCACCTATATCGGCCGCGCCTTCGTCTACGGTCTCGGCGCTATGGGCCAGAAGGGCGTCGAAGAAGCCTTGCGCGTCATCCACACGGAGCTCGACACAACCATGGCGCTCTGCGGCGAGCGGGACGTGCACAACCTCGACAAACACAACCTGCTAGTCCCACGGGATTTCTACGGCGACTGGGCCTAG
- a CDS encoding DUF2332 domain-containing protein, which produces MSRLAEALRDQAVHCEALGSPFMARLLGLLAERLTPEGAVRERLFAWEGDLSPQGHSVPLRLCGALHALKMRDPDGALAAVYPPNSASDDALWAAVDATFKDDEAFLMSFLDSPPQTNEVRRSVAIIPAAMVALSKFNLPLTLSELGASAGLNLNFDRYALSLNGTSFGAPDPALTLAPDWNGPLPPRREIRVIDRAGVDLNPLTGPDDPARLRAYLWPDQPERLALTDAALDLPTPDIHRGDAADWLEARLAQPWTGLHFLFHTIAWQYFPPDVQERCARAIATTGERATRDQPLAWFAMENDNGAAGRGAAMTLRLWPGALVFDLGRADFHGRWIDWTYEG; this is translated from the coding sequence ATGAGCCGTCTGGCAGAAGCCCTGCGCGATCAAGCCGTGCATTGCGAGGCGCTTGGCTCACCCTTCATGGCGCGTCTGCTGGGCTTGCTTGCCGAGCGCCTGACGCCCGAAGGTGCGGTGCGCGAACGTCTGTTTGCATGGGAAGGCGATCTGTCGCCACAAGGCCATTCCGTGCCGTTGCGCTTGTGCGGCGCGCTGCATGCATTGAAGATGCGTGACCCCGACGGGGCCTTGGCAGCGGTTTATCCGCCGAATAGCGCGTCTGACGACGCGCTCTGGGCCGCTGTTGATGCAACTTTTAAGGACGACGAAGCATTTCTGATGTCCTTCTTGGACAGCCCGCCGCAGACAAACGAGGTGCGCCGCTCCGTGGCGATCATCCCCGCCGCCATGGTGGCGCTGTCGAAGTTTAATCTGCCGCTTACCCTGTCCGAGCTTGGCGCGAGCGCCGGGCTGAACCTGAACTTCGACCGCTACGCGCTGTCGCTAAACGGCACGAGCTTCGGGGCGCCTGACCCTGCCCTTACGCTTGCACCGGATTGGAACGGGCCCTTGCCACCGCGCCGCGAGATCCGTGTCATCGACAGAGCGGGCGTCGATCTGAACCCGCTTACCGGCCCCGATGATCCCGCGCGCCTGCGCGCCTATCTCTGGCCGGATCAGCCGGAGCGGCTGGCGCTCACCGACGCGGCGCTCGATCTGCCGACGCCCGACATCCACCGTGGCGACGCGGCAGATTGGCTGGAAGCGCGATTGGCGCAGCCGTGGACAGGTCTGCATTTTCTGTTCCACACCATCGCGTGGCAATACTTCCCACCGGACGTGCAAGAACGATGCGCGCGCGCCATCGCGACCACAGGGGAGCGCGCGACGCGGGATCAGCCACTGGCGTGGTTCGCAATGGAAAATGACAATGGCGCAGCCGGGCGTGGGGCGGCGATGACCTTGCGGCTCTGGCCCGGCGCGCTAGTTTTTGATTTGGGTCGGGCGGATTTCCACGGCCGCTGGATCGACTGGACATATGAGGGCTGA
- a CDS encoding serine hydrolase domain-containing protein: MRPLIKWALRLLALVVVVSLVTGFWKREELTRLMAVNSLFAEDKIVGNFSNMNKAFLWTEMEIPDAEPSPLPNGPEATLPAETADWIKARSVTSLVVLRDGKVVHESYYLGTEPDDRRISWSIAKSYLSALFGVVLDEGAIDSLDDPVTKYAPSLAGTAYADATIRNVLQMSSGVTFNEDYLDKSSDINRMGRVLALGGTMDGFTEELTDSFAPPGEAWKYVSIDTHVLSMVIRGATGRSIPDLMAEKIMGPMGLEQPPYYLTDGVGVAFVLGGLNLTTRDYARMGQMFLQDGALNGQQIVPRDWVAASTVPSAKTAPGKLQYGYQWWMPKDARPGELIAQGVYGQFVFIDREAGVVIATTGADRKFKETGVHDSNIAMFRAIVAAVR, translated from the coding sequence ATGCGACCCTTGATCAAATGGGCCCTGCGCCTTCTCGCCCTCGTTGTCGTCGTCTCGCTTGTCACTGGCTTTTGGAAACGCGAGGAGCTGACCCGCTTGATGGCGGTCAATTCGCTCTTCGCCGAAGACAAGATCGTCGGCAACTTTTCGAACATGAACAAGGCGTTCCTGTGGACGGAGATGGAGATCCCCGACGCCGAACCGTCCCCCTTGCCCAATGGACCCGAAGCCACTTTGCCAGCCGAGACCGCAGACTGGATCAAGGCGCGCAGCGTCACGTCGCTCGTGGTTCTGAGGGACGGGAAGGTCGTGCATGAAAGCTACTATCTTGGCACCGAACCGGACGACCGCCGTATTTCATGGTCCATCGCCAAAAGCTACCTTTCGGCGCTGTTTGGCGTCGTTCTCGACGAGGGTGCGATCGACAGTCTCGATGATCCGGTCACCAAATATGCGCCTAGCCTCGCGGGCACGGCCTACGCGGACGCGACGATCCGGAACGTGCTGCAGATGTCCTCCGGCGTGACGTTCAACGAGGACTATCTCGACAAGAGTTCCGACATCAATCGCATGGGCCGCGTGCTGGCCCTTGGCGGCACGATGGATGGCTTCACCGAAGAGCTGACAGACAGTTTCGCGCCCCCCGGCGAGGCCTGGAAATACGTCTCCATCGACACCCATGTGCTGTCCATGGTGATACGCGGCGCAACGGGCCGCTCAATTCCTGATCTGATGGCCGAGAAGATCATGGGTCCGATGGGGTTGGAGCAGCCGCCCTACTACCTCACAGACGGCGTCGGCGTAGCCTTCGTACTGGGCGGGCTGAACCTGACGACGCGTGACTATGCCCGGATGGGGCAGATGTTTTTGCAGGACGGTGCGCTGAACGGCCAACAGATCGTGCCACGCGATTGGGTCGCCGCGTCGACCGTGCCGTCCGCGAAGACCGCGCCGGGCAAGCTGCAATATGGCTACCAATGGTGGATGCCCAAGGACGCGCGGCCGGGCGAGCTGATAGCACAGGGCGTTTACGGCCAATTCGTCTTCATCGACCGCGAGGCGGGTGTCGTCATCGCGACCACCGGGGCGGACCGGAAGTTCAAGGAGACAGGCGTGCATGACAGCAACATCGCCATGTTCCGCGCCATTGTCGCGGCGGTGCGATGA
- a CDS encoding PhoH family protein, giving the protein MAASDLTLTPEQATPAEVLLEFPDNRLLIDLCGEFDRNLAQIEQVLGVQIVRRGNQLAVMGEAADKAATVLEALYHRLETGKPVEMADIEAEIRMGRSGEGTGARDGDQIEMFKGGAVEIKTRKKTVEPRTEAQKDYVTSLYKNELAFGIGPAGTGKTYLAVAVGVSLFISGKVDRIILSRPAVEAGEKLGYLPGDMKDKVDPYMQPLYDALNDFLPGKQTAKLIEEKRIEIAPLAFMRGRTLSNAFVVLDEAQNATTMQMKMFLTRLGQGSRMVITGDRSQVDLPRGVQSGLREAEELIKGVKGVSFNYFTAKDVVRHPLVARIIEAYDKADAKS; this is encoded by the coding sequence TTGGCCGCCAGCGACCTGACCCTGACCCCTGAACAAGCCACCCCGGCAGAAGTTTTGCTGGAGTTTCCCGACAACCGATTGTTGATTGATCTGTGCGGCGAGTTTGACCGCAACCTCGCCCAGATCGAGCAGGTTCTGGGTGTCCAGATCGTGCGGCGCGGCAACCAGCTGGCCGTCATGGGCGAGGCGGCCGACAAAGCCGCGACAGTGCTCGAGGCGCTCTACCATCGGCTGGAAACGGGCAAGCCCGTCGAGATGGCCGATATCGAGGCCGAGATCCGCATGGGCCGGTCCGGCGAGGGGACGGGTGCGCGCGATGGCGACCAGATCGAGATGTTCAAGGGCGGCGCTGTCGAGATCAAGACGCGCAAGAAAACAGTTGAACCGCGCACCGAAGCGCAGAAGGACTATGTGACGTCCCTCTATAAGAACGAGCTGGCCTTCGGCATTGGCCCCGCGGGCACCGGCAAGACATATCTGGCGGTCGCTGTGGGCGTCTCCTTGTTCATCTCTGGCAAAGTCGACCGCATCATCCTGTCCCGCCCCGCGGTCGAGGCGGGCGAGAAACTGGGCTATCTGCCGGGCGACATGAAGGACAAGGTCGATCCGTATATGCAGCCGCTCTACGACGCGCTGAATGACTTTCTGCCGGGAAAACAGACCGCCAAGCTGATCGAAGAGAAGCGCATCGAGATTGCACCGTTGGCTTTCATGCGCGGACGCACGCTCAGCAATGCGTTTGTCGTGCTCGACGAGGCGCAGAATGCCACGACCATGCAGATGAAGATGTTTCTGACCCGGCTGGGGCAGGGTTCCCGCATGGTGATCACCGGCGACCGGTCCCAGGTGGACCTGCCGCGCGGGGTTCAGTCCGGGCTGCGCGAGGCGGAAGAGCTGATCAAGGGCGTCAAAGGCGTGTCGTTCAACTACTTCACCGCCAAGGACGTGGTGCGCCACCCGCTGGTGGCCCGCATCATCGAGGCCTACGACAAGGCCGACGCAAAGAGCTAG